A stretch of Longimicrobium sp. DNA encodes these proteins:
- a CDS encoding M56 family metallopeptidase: MTAAPAAWAPALASAALIVAKSTLLLGAAAGGARLLRRGSAAARHLVWTLGLGGLLALPALAILLPDWKPELLAFLRPAAAAASETGGDVVMSGSAIHPVVLLFLAVWAAGTIVVLARLAIGLRGVARLARGAEPVTDPAWTDLLERFGAAVGVRRPVVLLRSRDAAMPLTWGAFRPAVLLPAEADGWGPERRRVVLLHELAHVARRDCLMQLLAEICCALYWFHPGAWWAARKMRIEREQACDDLVLAAGARASEYAGHLLDVARTYRAPALAAAIAMARPSHLEGRVRAVLEATRDRRAVTRRTAAVCAGAVLLASLPLAAVAPSERAQAPSPSAETRVIAWKMPEARSWNVRPGESWVTERQPSIHGTYQVFPAQRVSDAPRTSAPRRNAHAAAHPSGHTSAAARTPRTEPRREEPVRLASNDGAVVATVDGSEVHARIRVGNGVEVRFEGHGVRAVTSRGQLRIDADLKALASALAPADTSCPKSRATRNSLQRKTENARRVAMRRQQKTDLGLRILGAVSEIAAAHDGENADDTGGA; the protein is encoded by the coding sequence ATGACCGCAGCCCCCGCCGCCTGGGCGCCCGCGCTGGCGTCCGCCGCCCTGATCGTGGCCAAGTCCACGCTGCTGCTGGGCGCGGCCGCCGGGGGCGCGCGCCTGCTGCGGCGGGGCTCCGCTGCGGCTCGCCACCTGGTGTGGACGCTGGGGCTGGGCGGGCTGCTGGCGCTCCCCGCGCTCGCCATCCTCCTCCCCGACTGGAAGCCGGAGCTCCTCGCCTTCCTCCGCCCCGCGGCCGCCGCGGCTTCGGAGACGGGGGGCGACGTGGTCATGAGCGGCTCGGCGATTCATCCCGTCGTCCTGCTCTTCCTGGCCGTCTGGGCGGCGGGGACGATCGTCGTGCTCGCGCGGCTGGCGATCGGGCTGCGCGGCGTGGCCCGGCTCGCGCGCGGGGCCGAGCCGGTGACCGATCCCGCGTGGACGGATCTCCTCGAGCGCTTCGGCGCGGCCGTCGGCGTGCGCCGCCCCGTGGTCCTCCTGCGCAGCCGCGACGCGGCCATGCCGCTGACCTGGGGCGCCTTCCGCCCCGCAGTCCTCCTTCCCGCCGAGGCGGACGGGTGGGGGCCGGAGCGGCGGCGCGTCGTCCTTCTCCACGAGCTGGCGCACGTGGCCCGGCGCGACTGCCTGATGCAGCTGCTGGCCGAGATCTGCTGCGCGCTCTACTGGTTCCATCCCGGCGCTTGGTGGGCCGCGCGGAAGATGCGGATCGAGCGCGAGCAGGCGTGCGACGACCTGGTCCTCGCCGCGGGCGCGCGCGCGTCGGAGTATGCCGGCCACCTCCTCGACGTCGCCCGGACGTACCGCGCGCCGGCGCTGGCCGCGGCGATCGCGATGGCGCGGCCGAGCCACCTGGAGGGCCGCGTGCGCGCCGTGCTCGAGGCCACGCGCGACCGCCGCGCCGTCACCCGCCGCACCGCCGCCGTCTGCGCGGGCGCCGTCCTCCTCGCCTCGCTCCCGCTGGCCGCCGTGGCGCCGTCGGAGCGCGCGCAGGCCCCGTCCCCGAGCGCGGAGACGCGGGTGATCGCGTGGAAGATGCCCGAGGCGCGCAGCTGGAACGTCCGCCCCGGCGAGAGCTGGGTCACCGAGCGCCAGCCGTCGATCCACGGCACCTACCAGGTCTTCCCCGCGCAGCGCGTCTCCGATGCGCCGCGGACGTCGGCGCCGCGGAGAAACGCGCACGCGGCCGCGCATCCGTCCGGGCACACCTCCGCCGCGGCCCGCACGCCGCGGACGGAGCCGCGGCGCGAGGAGCCGGTGCGCCTGGCCTCGAACGACGGCGCCGTGGTGGCGACGGTGGACGGGAGCGAAGTCCACGCGCGCATCCGCGTGGGGAACGGCGTGGAGGTGCGCTTCGAGGGTCACGGCGTGCGCGCCGTGACCTCGCGCGGGCAGCTGCGGATCGACGCGGACCTGAAGGCGCTGGCCTCGGCGCTGGCGCCCGCGGACACTTCCTGCCCGAAGTCGCGCGCCACCCGCAACTCGCTGCAGCGGAAGACGGAGAACGCCCGCCGCGTGGCGATGCGCCGGCAGCAGAAGACCGACCTGGGGCTGCGCATCCTGGGCGCGGTGAGCGAGATCGCCGCGGCGCACGACGGCGAGAACGCGGACGACACCGGCGGGGCCTGA
- a CDS encoding BlaI/MecI/CopY family transcriptional regulator has translation MNRNTALSQLSRRERQIMDVVYRMGKASVSDVLERLPDPPSYSAVRALMRILEEKGHLKHEQDGPRYLYLPTVPRDAVKSDALSHLVRTFFGGSAEAAVAALLELPENGLSEDELDRLSRLIDEARKQGR, from the coding sequence ATGAACCGGAACACCGCGCTCTCCCAGCTCAGCCGCCGGGAACGGCAGATCATGGACGTGGTCTACCGGATGGGGAAGGCCAGCGTGAGCGACGTGCTCGAGCGCCTTCCCGACCCGCCCAGCTACTCGGCCGTCCGCGCGCTGATGCGCATCCTCGAAGAGAAGGGCCACCTGAAACACGAGCAGGACGGCCCCCGTTATCTGTACTTGCCCACCGTGCCGCGCGACGCGGTGAAGAGCGACGCCCTGTCGCACCTGGTGCGCACCTTCTTCGGCGGCAGCGCCGAGGCCGCCGTGGCCGCGCTGCTGGAGCTGCCGGAGAACGGGCTCTCCGAGGACGAGCTCGACCGCCTGTCGCGGCTCATCGACGAAGCACGCAAGCAGGGACGCTGA
- a CDS encoding DUF1343 domain-containing protein, producing MPTFPFSRAAAAAVPAAALAAALAWPMVAHDVAVSMPVQLPRAFATAPERASSGPDALAPLPGIEVLIRDSLHLVRGKRVGLITNHTAVTRDGRSDVDVLFGTPGVRLTALFGPEHGIRGNIDGGEHIAGGRDARTGVPVYSLYGATERPTGAMLRDVDVLLFDIQDIGARPYTYVWTMTFAMEEAARRNLPFIVLDRPNPVTARVEGPLMHWEMRTHGPLITGAYPVPLRHGLTAGELARYVNGEFRLGVKLKVVPVAGWRGNSWFDQTGLPWINPSPNIRSLDAALSFSGLVMLETTNLNVGRGTEAPFSYVGAPYVDGAALLRRVRAYDLPGVRFEQADWTPRGVGWMQFPGRRCHGVRLVIIDREAYQPVLTALVFLVELRKMYPEALGMGSMRQMLGSEWAPAAVRRGDDPRAIFARWQREDAQWERTIAPYRLYPAE from the coding sequence ATGCCGACGTTTCCGTTTTCCCGCGCCGCCGCCGCGGCCGTGCCCGCCGCCGCGCTCGCGGCCGCCCTCGCCTGGCCGATGGTGGCGCACGACGTCGCCGTCTCCATGCCGGTCCAGCTGCCGCGCGCGTTCGCGACCGCGCCGGAACGGGCGTCGTCCGGCCCGGACGCGCTGGCGCCGCTGCCGGGGATCGAGGTGCTGATCCGCGACTCGCTGCACCTGGTGCGGGGGAAGCGCGTGGGGCTCATCACCAACCACACCGCCGTCACCCGCGACGGGCGCAGCGACGTGGACGTGCTGTTCGGGACGCCGGGCGTGCGGCTGACCGCGCTGTTCGGGCCCGAGCACGGCATCCGCGGCAACATCGACGGGGGCGAGCACATCGCCGGCGGCCGCGACGCGCGCACCGGTGTCCCCGTCTACTCGCTCTACGGCGCCACGGAGCGGCCCACCGGCGCCATGCTGCGCGACGTGGATGTGCTCCTCTTCGACATCCAGGACATCGGCGCGCGGCCGTACACCTACGTGTGGACGATGACCTTCGCGATGGAGGAGGCGGCCCGGCGCAACCTCCCCTTCATCGTTCTCGATCGCCCCAACCCGGTCACCGCGCGCGTGGAAGGCCCGCTGATGCACTGGGAGATGCGCACGCACGGACCGCTGATCACCGGCGCGTACCCGGTCCCCCTGCGCCACGGGCTGACCGCGGGCGAGCTGGCGCGCTACGTCAACGGCGAGTTCCGGCTGGGCGTGAAGCTGAAGGTCGTGCCCGTCGCCGGGTGGCGGGGGAACAGCTGGTTCGACCAGACGGGGCTGCCGTGGATCAACCCGTCGCCCAACATCCGCTCGCTCGACGCGGCGCTCAGCTTCAGCGGGCTGGTGATGCTGGAGACGACGAACCTGAACGTGGGCCGCGGCACCGAGGCGCCGTTCAGCTACGTGGGCGCGCCCTACGTGGACGGCGCGGCGCTGCTGCGGCGGGTGCGCGCCTACGACCTGCCGGGCGTGCGCTTCGAGCAGGCGGACTGGACGCCGCGCGGCGTCGGCTGGATGCAGTTCCCCGGGCGGCGCTGCCACGGCGTGCGCCTGGTCATCATCGACCGCGAGGCGTACCAGCCGGTGCTGACCGCGCTCGTCTTCCTGGTCGAGCTGCGGAAGATGTATCCCGAGGCGCTGGGGATGGGCTCGATGCGGCAGATGCTGGGGAGCGAGTGGGCGCCCGCCGCCGTGCGCCGCGGCGACGACCCGCGCGCCATCTTCGCCCGCTGGCAGCGCGAGGACGCGCAGTGGGAGCGCACCATCGCCCCGTACCGCCTGTATCCCGCCGAGTAG
- a CDS encoding M20/M25/M40 family metallo-hydrolase produces the protein MRASPSISLRHLPLLVLAISPAACARGTAPGPATGPATAVIPARTTEAEVRAEELALSDDSMSGRFTGTPGMHRAARYLAGVFRQIGLEPAGDDGYLQRMPLAWRSAGGTRVPRLLASWADTTGVAAGDRGVGVNVVGILRGSDPELRNQVVLVDAHYDHIGTARLGAGCRAMGADTICNGADDDASGVVTVLEIARELKRGPAPQRTVVFLLTTGEEVGLLGTSWYIQHPVVPLERTVANLEIEMIGRPDPQAGGAGKAWLTGYERSTMGDMLASAGIPIVADPRPDQQFFERSDNIAFARRGIPAHTLSTFNLHDDYHTAADDATRIDFAHMTEVIRAAARATRMLADGPAPVWKPGGQPPARP, from the coding sequence ATGCGCGCATCGCCGTCCATCTCCCTCCGCCATCTCCCCCTGCTCGTCCTAGCGATCTCGCCCGCCGCGTGCGCGCGCGGGACTGCCCCCGGGCCGGCGACCGGGCCCGCCACGGCGGTGATCCCGGCGCGCACGACGGAGGCGGAGGTGCGCGCGGAGGAGCTCGCGCTGTCGGACGACTCGATGTCGGGGCGCTTCACCGGCACGCCGGGGATGCACCGCGCGGCGCGCTATCTGGCCGGCGTCTTCCGCCAGATCGGCCTGGAGCCGGCGGGCGACGACGGCTACCTGCAGCGCATGCCGCTGGCGTGGCGCTCCGCCGGCGGGACGCGCGTTCCGCGGCTGCTGGCGTCGTGGGCGGACACGACCGGCGTGGCCGCAGGCGATCGCGGCGTCGGCGTGAACGTGGTCGGCATCCTGCGCGGCAGCGACCCCGAGCTGCGCAACCAGGTGGTGCTGGTGGACGCGCACTACGACCACATCGGCACCGCGCGCCTCGGCGCCGGCTGCCGCGCGATGGGCGCGGACACCATCTGCAACGGCGCCGACGACGACGCGTCCGGGGTGGTGACCGTGCTGGAGATCGCCCGCGAGCTCAAGCGCGGCCCGGCGCCGCAGCGCACCGTCGTCTTCCTGCTCACCACGGGCGAGGAGGTGGGGCTGCTGGGGACGAGCTGGTACATCCAGCATCCCGTGGTCCCGCTGGAGCGGACGGTCGCGAACCTGGAGATCGAGATGATCGGCCGCCCCGACCCGCAGGCCGGTGGCGCGGGGAAGGCGTGGCTGACCGGATACGAGCGCTCGACGATGGGCGACATGCTCGCCTCCGCGGGGATCCCCATCGTGGCCGACCCGCGGCCCGACCAGCAGTTCTTCGAGCGCAGCGACAACATCGCCTTCGCGCGGCGCGGAATCCCGGCGCATACCCTCTCCACCTTCAACCTCCACGACGACTACCACACCGCCGCCGACGACGCGACACGCATCGACTTCGCGCACATGACCGAGGTGATCCGCGCCGCCGCGCGGGCGACACGGATGCTCGCGGACGGCCCCGCGCCGGTGTGGAAGCCCGGCGGCCAACCGCCGGCGCGCCCGTGA
- a CDS encoding ABC transporter ATP-binding protein, giving the protein MSVPFDAMHGAAPDPPPVIEIAGLSKHYGDRVAVDGLTFSVPPGEIVGLVGPNGAGKTTTLRAIAGIHPPSAGTVRVAGFDVVRQPVEARRRLAMVPDEPALFASLTVWEHLEFTARIYGVREWQGPGAALLDELELADRRGSLADELSRGMRQKVAVACALLHEPAALLFDEPLTGLDPRGIRTLYDAIRRRAAAGAAVLLSSHLLGQIEGLCTGFAVMRQGRLLFAGRREEMRERYADVGGSLEEVFFHLTEGPAAAPAETAAR; this is encoded by the coding sequence GTGAGCGTCCCCTTCGACGCGATGCACGGCGCCGCTCCCGATCCGCCGCCGGTGATCGAAATCGCCGGCCTCTCCAAGCACTACGGCGACCGGGTGGCCGTGGACGGGCTCACCTTCTCCGTGCCGCCGGGCGAGATCGTGGGCCTCGTGGGCCCCAACGGCGCGGGGAAGACCACCACGCTGCGAGCCATCGCCGGCATCCACCCGCCCAGCGCGGGAACGGTGCGCGTGGCCGGCTTCGACGTGGTCCGCCAGCCGGTGGAGGCGCGGCGGCGGCTGGCGATGGTGCCCGACGAGCCCGCGCTCTTCGCGTCGCTGACGGTGTGGGAGCACCTGGAGTTCACCGCGCGCATCTACGGCGTGCGCGAGTGGCAGGGGCCCGGCGCCGCGCTGCTGGACGAGCTGGAGCTGGCCGACCGCCGCGGCTCGCTGGCCGACGAGCTGTCGCGGGGGATGCGGCAGAAGGTGGCCGTGGCCTGCGCGCTCCTGCACGAACCCGCCGCGCTCCTCTTCGACGAGCCGCTGACGGGGCTGGACCCGCGGGGGATCCGCACGCTCTACGACGCCATCCGACGGCGCGCGGCGGCGGGCGCGGCGGTGCTCCTCTCGAGCCACCTGCTGGGGCAGATCGAGGGGCTGTGCACCGGCTTCGCGGTGATGCGGCAGGGGCGCCTCCTCTTCGCCGGGCGGCGCGAGGAGATGCGCGAGCGGTACGCGGACGTGGGCGGCTCGCTCGAGGAGGTGTTCTTCCACCTCACCGAGGGCCCGGCCGCCGCGCCCGCGGAGACGGCGGCGCGGTGA
- a CDS encoding putative ABC exporter domain-containing protein, with product MNPGLRLLALRLARGRLRRIGRRMKTVRGALGVGATVLFLLGFAALQLWRAIDPEMRGGTPSPGSLRTFVPAIVTVLTVIAAVSERGLYFTPPEIAFLFPAPVGRRELLLYNLVTRLGVQVLSGLWVSVYTVLYAPLPLAGFAAVMLAFVFMYVAAQALALGATAAEAYLSPVARRLARTALIAGIVLVVASAAMGAAPGATGERFRAVLDSPVVRVASIAARPLGELFAAETAGAAVMWGLASAAIVGIAVTLVLSFDVAYTERSLAVGRRVQQRLSRMLSTRGDGEGSDAPPPRFRPRAPRLPLPGRAGPLAWRQLTELLRTPRAMLSPLVFGAVWLVAMFGGIRASGGGSEAMQSSVLATALLMPVIFGNPLPFDFRRDLDRIAFLRSLPLRPFAVAVGQVFPAAVCFALFEVLVLVGAAALTGAVPAGWIVAAAVLTLPIAWCTAALENLLFLWMPYRVGPDGRAGAQFLGKALLLMLMKMVALAVLATAGIGTWWGLRLAGASAPVAIVAAAVAMAVPCAPLTWLVGRTFARFDLTRAAAAP from the coding sequence GTGAACCCCGGGCTGCGGCTGCTGGCGCTGCGCCTGGCGCGCGGCCGCCTCCGCCGCATCGGGCGGCGGATGAAGACGGTGCGCGGCGCGCTCGGCGTGGGCGCGACCGTGCTCTTCCTCCTCGGCTTTGCGGCGCTGCAGCTCTGGCGGGCGATCGACCCCGAGATGCGCGGCGGCACCCCGTCGCCCGGGTCGCTGCGGACCTTCGTTCCCGCGATCGTGACGGTGCTGACCGTGATCGCCGCGGTCAGCGAGCGCGGCCTCTACTTCACGCCGCCGGAGATCGCCTTCCTCTTTCCAGCACCCGTCGGCCGGCGAGAGCTCCTCCTCTACAACCTGGTGACGCGCCTGGGCGTGCAGGTGCTCTCCGGCCTCTGGGTGTCCGTCTACACCGTCCTTTACGCGCCGCTGCCGCTGGCCGGGTTCGCGGCGGTGATGCTGGCGTTCGTGTTCATGTACGTGGCCGCGCAGGCGCTGGCCCTCGGCGCCACGGCCGCGGAGGCGTACCTGTCGCCCGTGGCGCGGCGGCTGGCGCGTACGGCGCTGATCGCGGGCATCGTCCTCGTCGTCGCCTCCGCGGCGATGGGCGCGGCGCCAGGGGCGACGGGAGAGAGATTCCGCGCGGTGCTCGACTCGCCCGTGGTGCGCGTAGCGTCGATCGCCGCGCGGCCATTGGGCGAGCTGTTCGCGGCGGAGACGGCGGGCGCGGCGGTGATGTGGGGGCTCGCGTCGGCGGCGATCGTGGGGATCGCGGTGACGCTCGTGCTCTCGTTCGACGTGGCGTACACGGAGCGTTCGCTGGCGGTGGGACGGCGCGTGCAGCAGCGCCTGAGCCGGATGCTCTCCACGCGCGGGGACGGGGAGGGGAGCGACGCGCCGCCGCCGCGCTTCCGCCCGCGCGCGCCGCGGCTGCCGCTCCCCGGGCGCGCGGGGCCGCTCGCGTGGCGCCAGCTGACCGAGCTGCTGCGGACGCCGCGGGCCATGCTGTCGCCGCTGGTGTTCGGCGCGGTGTGGCTGGTGGCGATGTTCGGGGGGATCCGCGCGTCGGGCGGGGGATCGGAAGCGATGCAGTCGTCCGTCCTGGCCACGGCGCTGCTGATGCCGGTGATCTTCGGCAACCCGCTGCCCTTCGACTTCCGCCGCGACCTGGACCGCATCGCCTTCCTGCGCTCGCTGCCGCTACGGCCCTTTGCCGTCGCCGTGGGACAGGTATTTCCGGCGGCGGTCTGCTTCGCGCTGTTCGAGGTGCTGGTGCTGGTCGGCGCGGCGGCGCTCACCGGCGCGGTGCCGGCGGGGTGGATCGTGGCCGCGGCGGTGCTGACGCTTCCCATCGCCTGGTGCACGGCGGCGCTGGAGAACCTGCTCTTCCTGTGGATGCCGTACCGCGTGGGCCCCGACGGCCGCGCCGGCGCGCAGTTCCTGGGCAAGGCGCTGCTGCTGATGCTGATGAAGATGGTGGCGCTGGCGGTCCTCGCCACGGCGGGGATCGGCACGTGGTGGGGGCTGCGCCTCGCCGGCGCGTCCGCGCCTGTCGCCATCGTCGCCGCCGCGGTGGCGATGGCGGTCCCCTGCGCGCCGCTGACATGGCTGGTCGGCCGCACCTTCGCCCGCTTCGACCTCACGCGCGCCGCGGCGGCGCCGTAG
- a CDS encoding 4a-hydroxytetrahydrobiopterin dehydratase, with translation MTELSTGKCEPCRKGAPTVTDAEAAELIAQLPDWGIVDREGIKRLERVIAFPDFASALAFTNRVGEIAEEEGHHPALLTEWGRVTVTWWTHKIRGLHRNDFIMAAKTDEALRHMEETRRE, from the coding sequence ATGACGGAGCTATCGACGGGGAAGTGCGAGCCGTGCCGCAAGGGCGCGCCCACGGTGACCGACGCCGAGGCGGCGGAGCTGATCGCGCAGCTGCCGGACTGGGGGATCGTGGACCGCGAGGGGATCAAGCGGCTGGAACGCGTGATCGCCTTCCCCGACTTCGCGTCGGCGCTGGCGTTCACCAACCGCGTCGGGGAGATCGCGGAGGAGGAGGGGCATCACCCCGCGCTGCTGACCGAGTGGGGCCGCGTGACGGTGACCTGGTGGACGCACAAGATCCGCGGCCTGCATCGCAACGACTTCATCATGGCCGCGAAGACGGACGAGGCGCTGCGCCACATGGAGGAGACGCGCCGGGAATAG
- a CDS encoding OsmC family protein, with protein sequence MAVEISGTYTGNLKMELTHGPSGTPLVTAAPRDNMGDGSSFSPTDLLAASLGSCMVTTMAIVARREGIPFERADFVLQKHMTPQPPRRVDAIPVTIRLPASLTPEQRAKLEEAARTCPVHRSLLPEIRREVEFVYE encoded by the coding sequence ATGGCGGTGGAGATCAGCGGCACCTACACGGGCAACCTGAAGATGGAGCTGACGCACGGGCCCTCGGGCACGCCGCTGGTGACGGCGGCGCCGCGCGACAACATGGGCGACGGCAGCTCGTTCTCACCCACCGACCTGCTGGCGGCGTCGCTGGGGTCGTGCATGGTGACGACCATGGCCATCGTCGCGCGCCGCGAGGGCATCCCCTTCGAGCGCGCGGACTTCGTGCTGCAGAAGCACATGACGCCGCAGCCGCCGCGCCGCGTAGACGCCATCCCCGTCACCATCCGCCTTCCCGCCTCGCTCACCCCCGAGCAGCGCGCGAAGCTGGAGGAGGCCGCGCGCACCTGCCCGGTGCACCGCAGCCTCCTCCCCGAGATCCGCCGCGAGGTCGAGTTCGTCTACGAGTAG
- the mutY gene encoding A/G-specific adenine glycosylase — protein sequence MTRSIPQKSGTTPSAEHDLSAGEALAELRARLLAWYRAHRRDLPWRAGVGEAPDPYHVWLSEVMLQQTRVETVLRYYARWLERFPTLRALAGAPLDDVLKQWEGLGYYSRARNFHRAVQEVVARHGGEVPGDPATFRALSGVGRYTAGAVTSIAFGRAEPVVDGNVRRVFARWMDLAEPTDAELWGMAAEMVSLGDAPGDLNQALMELGATVCTPRKPACGTCPVASLCLARMRGTQEQRPAPKKAKPLPHEDTAVAVVEHEGRLLLVRRPVDVRLGGMWAFPHVVRHRGETVADAAGRAAREGLGIAVAAREEIGTVDHVFTHVRATYHAVRCAWTGGEPAPLRYDGFAWAAPDEVVRYALPKAQQRIAALAIAQMAGASAA from the coding sequence TTGACTCGTTCGATTCCACAAAAGAGCGGCACGACCCCCTCTGCCGAGCACGATCTCTCTGCCGGTGAAGCCCTCGCCGAGCTGCGTGCGCGGCTGCTGGCGTGGTACCGCGCGCACCGCCGCGACCTGCCGTGGCGCGCGGGTGTCGGGGAGGCGCCGGACCCATACCACGTGTGGCTGTCGGAGGTGATGCTGCAGCAGACGCGCGTGGAGACGGTGCTGCGCTACTACGCGCGGTGGCTGGAGCGCTTCCCCACGCTCCGGGCGCTGGCCGGCGCGCCGCTCGACGACGTGCTGAAGCAGTGGGAGGGCCTCGGCTACTACTCGCGCGCCCGCAACTTCCACCGCGCGGTGCAGGAGGTCGTCGCCCGGCACGGCGGCGAGGTCCCCGGCGATCCGGCGACCTTCCGCGCGCTTTCGGGCGTCGGGCGGTACACGGCGGGCGCGGTGACGTCGATCGCGTTCGGCCGGGCGGAGCCGGTCGTCGACGGCAACGTGCGCCGCGTGTTCGCGCGGTGGATGGACCTCGCCGAGCCCACGGACGCGGAGCTTTGGGGGATGGCGGCGGAGATGGTTTCGCTCGGTGACGCACCCGGGGATCTGAACCAGGCGCTGATGGAGCTGGGCGCCACCGTCTGCACCCCGCGCAAGCCGGCGTGCGGCACGTGCCCCGTAGCCAGCCTCTGCCTCGCGCGGATGCGGGGGACGCAGGAGCAGCGGCCCGCGCCGAAGAAGGCGAAGCCGCTGCCGCACGAGGACACCGCCGTCGCCGTCGTCGAGCACGAGGGGAGGCTCCTGCTCGTCCGCCGCCCCGTGGACGTGCGGCTGGGTGGGATGTGGGCGTTCCCCCACGTCGTCCGCCATCGCGGGGAGACGGTGGCGGATGCCGCGGGGCGCGCCGCGCGCGAGGGGTTGGGGATCGCCGTCGCCGCGAGGGAGGAGATCGGGACGGTGGACCACGTCTTCACGCACGTGCGCGCGACGTATCACGCCGTGCGCTGCGCGTGGACCGGCGGCGAGCCGGCGCCGCTGCGCTACGACGGGTTCGCCTGGGCGGCGCCGGACGAGGTGGTGAGGTACGCGCTGCCGAAAGCCCAGCAGCGGATCGCCGCGCTGGCGATCGCGCAGATGGCGGGCGCCAGCGCGGCGTGA
- a CDS encoding MFS transporter, protein MALPDAPAEPAEAPVRAGAFAALRHRNFQLFYAGQFLSLVGTWMQSTAQGWLVLNLTNSELLLGVVTAVGSLPTFLFSLYAGAVADRADKRRIIVWANAIAGILALLLGVLTSTEWITYPALLAISFALGTANAFEVPTRQSFFVDLVGREDLPNAIALTSAQFNATRIMGPAIAGWVIGIAGTAACFYANAASYVFVIAGLMAIRLPAFRAPERREGTLETIREGLAYIRSVRVIRTLVWLIAAMSVLGFPYVMLMPVFARDILHVGAKGLGALLAATGAGALVGGLVLAAIGDRFRRGRVMLGGSLSFCAAIFAFSLSRSFALSLALLAFVGFTMILNNANANALLQSIVPNRLRGRVMSVYIFMFVGTAPLGALQAGAVSKWIGAPGELQMGAVLLAAILLFAAWRVPELANAR, encoded by the coding sequence GTGGCGCTTCCCGACGCGCCCGCGGAGCCGGCCGAGGCGCCGGTGCGTGCGGGCGCGTTCGCGGCGCTGCGGCACCGCAACTTCCAGCTCTTCTACGCCGGGCAGTTCCTGTCCCTGGTCGGCACGTGGATGCAGTCCACGGCGCAGGGGTGGCTGGTGCTGAACCTGACCAACTCCGAGCTGCTGCTGGGCGTGGTCACCGCCGTCGGCTCGCTTCCCACCTTCCTGTTCTCGCTCTACGCCGGCGCCGTGGCCGACCGCGCCGACAAGCGCCGCATCATCGTCTGGGCCAACGCGATCGCGGGCATCCTGGCGCTGCTGCTGGGCGTCCTCACCTCGACGGAGTGGATCACCTATCCCGCCCTGCTGGCGATCTCGTTCGCGCTGGGGACGGCGAACGCCTTCGAGGTGCCCACGCGCCAGTCGTTCTTCGTGGACCTGGTGGGGAGGGAGGACCTGCCGAACGCGATCGCGCTGACCTCGGCGCAGTTCAACGCCACGCGGATCATGGGCCCGGCCATCGCGGGGTGGGTGATCGGGATCGCGGGGACGGCGGCGTGCTTCTACGCGAACGCCGCGTCGTACGTGTTCGTGATCGCCGGGCTGATGGCGATCCGCCTTCCCGCGTTCCGCGCGCCGGAGCGCCGCGAGGGCACGCTGGAGACGATCCGCGAGGGCCTGGCCTACATCCGCTCGGTGCGGGTGATCCGCACGCTAGTGTGGCTGATCGCGGCGATGTCGGTGCTCGGCTTCCCGTACGTGATGCTGATGCCCGTGTTCGCGCGCGACATCCTGCACGTGGGGGCGAAGGGCCTCGGCGCGCTGCTGGCGGCCACCGGAGCGGGCGCGCTGGTCGGCGGGCTGGTGCTGGCCGCCATCGGCGACCGCTTCCGCCGCGGGCGGGTGATGCTGGGTGGATCGCTCAGCTTCTGCGCGGCGATCTTCGCGTTCTCGCTCTCCCGCTCGTTCGCGCTGTCGCTGGCGCTGCTGGCGTTCGTGGGGTTCACGATGATCCTGAACAACGCCAACGCGAACGCGTTGCTGCAGTCCATCGTGCCCAACCGCCTGCGCGGCCGGGTGATGTCGGTGTACATCTTCATGTTCGTGGGGACGGCGCCGCTGGGTGCGCTGCAGGCCGGCGCGGTGTCGAAGTGGATCGGCGCCCCCGGCGAGCTGCAGATGGGCGCCGTGCTGCTCGCCGCGATCCTGCTGTTCGCCGCGTGGCGCGTGCCGGAGCTGGCCAACGCGCGGTAG